A single genomic interval of Helianthus annuus cultivar XRQ/B chromosome 13, HanXRQr2.0-SUNRISE, whole genome shotgun sequence harbors:
- the LOC110900706 gene encoding uncharacterized protein LOC110900706 gives MSSRFISVDFMPISKPNNEHLSIKHSSKAPFLKTKEYAWTLLGKSCINLGLWKNQQTTTFVRHNNVDPPPEASPLPSGSPLGSLRNWIVWILLTFVLPFITHKWGSLLLLKNKVDAKIETSKQAVKAIANIAENADKVIDSITDNLPNDSQLKKKLVFVDKIVEGLAKIAILAYKFIGKVKKAEDELVSLSTHQNSKGGEIPQEDEDRRPRNQ, from the exons ATGTCTTCAAGATTCATCAGTGTTGATTTTATGCCTATTTCCAAACCGAACAACGAACATTTGTCTATTAAGCATAGTTCGAAAGCACCTTTCTTGAAAACCAAAGAATATGCATGGACTTTGCTTGGTAAAAGTTGCATAAACTTGGGCTTGTGGAAGAATCAGCAGACGACGACGTTTGTGAGACACAACAACGTTGATCCTCCACCTGAAGCATCTCCTCTTCCTTCTGGATCTCCTTTGGGGTCTTT GAGAAATTGGATTGTGTGGATTCTCCTAACATTCGTTTTACCTTTTATCACCCATAAATGGGGTTCATTGCTTCTACTTAAAA ATAAAGTGGATGCAAAGATAGAGACGTCCAAACAAGCAGTAAAAGCTATAGCAAATATTGCAGAAAACGCAGATAAAGTGATTGATAGCATTACCGACAACCTTCCAAATGATAGCCAACTCAAGAAAAAATTGGTGTTTGTAGACAAAATAGTCGAAGGACTCGCTAAGATTGCTATCCTGGCATATAAATTTATCGGCAAG GTGAAAAAAGCTGAAGATGAATTAGTGTCGTTGAGTACCCACCAAAATTCCAAGGGAGGTGAGATTCCACAGGAGGATGAGGACAGACGTCCAAGAAATCAATGA